A region of Candidatus Poribacteria bacterium DNA encodes the following proteins:
- a CDS encoding ABC transporter ATP-binding protein has protein sequence MPVSVRLINVSKYFDRNRVLERINLSINAGELFFLLGPSGCGKTTCLRTIAGFYRPDEGEIYFDDRLMNDVPPHKRNTGMVFQNYALWPHMTVYQNVEYGLSVRKIPKEQRRKMVFEALQIVHMTEYADRNANQLSGGQQQRIALARALVIRPDVLLLDEPLSNLDAKLRLEMRGEIKRIHSESNVTTIYVTHDQKEALSMAERLAVMRDGRIIQVGTPREVYTRPINRFVADFIGEINFIVGELIDKDRTGNAVAETPIGKLQTSDLYLKINPGEKVLCSIRPESITLFDLDSVRDKRATNLFPVKVLSLTYLGEVEEYEVLAAGKQKMKVIVHNPGGVGRKPGDELMAEVSPVDIVFLPMEIDDNK, from the coding sequence TTGCCGGTTAGCGTCCGTTTGATTAACGTCAGCAAGTATTTCGATCGAAATAGGGTTCTGGAGAGAATAAACCTTTCGATCAACGCCGGTGAACTCTTTTTCCTTCTCGGCCCCTCGGGATGTGGCAAGACTACCTGTCTGAGGACAATTGCGGGGTTTTATCGGCCAGATGAGGGGGAGATATATTTCGACGACAGATTGATGAACGACGTTCCACCTCATAAGCGCAATACAGGTATGGTGTTTCAGAACTACGCCCTCTGGCCGCACATGACGGTGTATCAGAACGTCGAATATGGGCTTTCCGTGAGGAAGATCCCCAAGGAGCAACGCAGAAAGATGGTCTTCGAGGCGCTTCAGATCGTGCATATGACCGAATATGCCGACAGGAACGCCAACCAGCTCTCCGGAGGACAGCAGCAGAGGATAGCGCTTGCCAGGGCTTTGGTTATAAGGCCGGATGTGCTCCTCCTTGATGAACCCCTTAGCAATCTGGATGCCAAGCTCAGGCTCGAGATGCGAGGCGAGATCAAAAGGATACATTCCGAATCGAACGTCACCACCATCTACGTGACTCATGACCAGAAAGAGGCGCTCTCGATGGCTGAAAGGCTGGCCGTAATGCGTGACGGAAGGATCATCCAGGTTGGCACTCCCCGTGAGGTCTACACAAGGCCGATAAACAGGTTCGTCGCTGATTTCATTGGCGAGATAAACTTCATCGTCGGCGAGCTGATCGACAAAGATCGAACCGGGAACGCCGTCGCTGAAACCCCAATAGGCAAACTTCAAACCTCCGATCTCTATCTGAAAATAAATCCCGGCGAAAAGGTGCTTTGCTCGATCAGACCTGAATCCATCACCCTCTTCGATCTGGATTCCGTCCGGGATAAAAGAGCGACCAACCTGTTTCCCGTTAAAGTCCTATCCCTGACATATTTGGGCGAGGTCGAAGAATACGAGGTTCTGGCAGCGGGTAAACAAAAAATGAAAGTCATCGTCCACAATCCCGGAGGCGTCGGGAGGAAACCAGGCGATGAGCTCATGGCCGAGGTTTCTCCCGTCGATATCGTCTTCCTCCCCATGGAGATTGATGACAACAAATGA